The following are encoded together in the Citrus sinensis cultivar Valencia sweet orange chromosome 1, DVS_A1.0, whole genome shotgun sequence genome:
- the LOC102626492 gene encoding pre-mRNA cleavage factor Im 25 kDa subunit 1 isoform X1 gives MSDEMGASVPINGSDRNGYVVDIYPLSSYYFGSKEAIPFKDETLYNRVLRMKSNYDAHGLRTCVEAVLLVELFKHPHLLLLQVRNSIFKLPGGRLRPGESDIYGLKRKLTRKLSLNEDGGEVDWEVGECLGMWWKPDFETLLFPYFPPNVKRPKECTKLFLVKLPVSQKFFVPKNLKLLAVPLCQIHENHKTYGQIISGVPQLLSKFSFNIIAS, from the exons ATGTCAGATGAAATGGGCGCTTCAGTGCCAATTAACGGCAGCGATCGCAACGGTTACGTTGTTGACATCTACCCACTTAGTAGTTATTACTTTGGATCCAAAGAAGCCATTCCTTTTAAAGACGAGACTCTATACAATCGTGTTCTGAGAATGAAATCCAA ctATGATGCTCATGGGTTGAGGACTTGTGTGGAAGCAGTTCTTCTG GTTGAGTTGTTCAAACACCCACACCTGTTGCTGTTGCAAGTAAGAAATTCCATCTTTAAGCTTCCTGGTGGTCGTCTGAGGCCTGGTGAATCAG AcatttatggattgaaacGTAAGCTCACAAGGAAGCTTTCTTTGAATGAAGATGGTGGTGAAGTTGATTGGGAG GTTGGGGAATGCCTAGGGATGTGGTGGAAGCCTGATTTCGAAACACTGTTGTTTCCGTACTTCCCTCCTAATGTAAAGCGACCAAAG GAATGCACGAAACTGTTTCTTGTGAAGTTACCAGTAAGTCAAAAATTCTTTGTACCAAAAAACCTGAAATTGCTTGCAGTTCCTTTGTGCCAGATTCATGAAAATCACAAG ACATATGGGCAGATAATATCAGGAGTTCCACAGCTGCTGTCCAAATTCTCCTTCAACATTATTGCCTCTTAA
- the LOC102626492 gene encoding pre-mRNA cleavage factor Im 25 kDa subunit 1 isoform X2 produces MSDEMGASVPINGSDRNGYVVDIYPLSSYYFGSKEAIPFKDETLYNRVLRMKSNYDAHGLRTCVEAVLLVELFKHPHLLLLQVRNSIFKLPGGRLRPGESDIYGLKRKLTRKLSLNEDGGEVDWEVGECLGMWWKPDFETLLFPYFPPNVKRPKTYGQIISGVPQLLSKFSFNIIAS; encoded by the exons ATGTCAGATGAAATGGGCGCTTCAGTGCCAATTAACGGCAGCGATCGCAACGGTTACGTTGTTGACATCTACCCACTTAGTAGTTATTACTTTGGATCCAAAGAAGCCATTCCTTTTAAAGACGAGACTCTATACAATCGTGTTCTGAGAATGAAATCCAA ctATGATGCTCATGGGTTGAGGACTTGTGTGGAAGCAGTTCTTCTG GTTGAGTTGTTCAAACACCCACACCTGTTGCTGTTGCAAGTAAGAAATTCCATCTTTAAGCTTCCTGGTGGTCGTCTGAGGCCTGGTGAATCAG AcatttatggattgaaacGTAAGCTCACAAGGAAGCTTTCTTTGAATGAAGATGGTGGTGAAGTTGATTGGGAG GTTGGGGAATGCCTAGGGATGTGGTGGAAGCCTGATTTCGAAACACTGTTGTTTCCGTACTTCCCTCCTAATGTAAAGCGACCAAAG ACATATGGGCAGATAATATCAGGAGTTCCACAGCTGCTGTCCAAATTCTCCTTCAACATTATTGCCTCTTAA